The following are from one region of the Etheostoma spectabile isolate EspeVRDwgs_2016 chromosome 15, UIUC_Espe_1.0, whole genome shotgun sequence genome:
- the polr3h gene encoding DNA-directed RNA polymerase III subunit RPC8 isoform X2, translated as MFVLVEMVDTVRIPPWNFQRQLNDAIAEELNKKLANKVVYNVGLCICLYDITKLEDSYIFPGDGASHTKVHFRYVVFHPFLDEILLGKIKYCSQEGVHVTMGFFDDILIPPESLQQPAKFDEAEQVWLWEYETDEGAHDLYMDQGEEIRFRVTDEVFVDTSPTGPTAAATDTPAQPGQSTAPPPEDSGEKKEAPYTLILLPHVKVEKRRTD; from the exons ATGTTCGTGTTGGTGGAGATGGTGGACACCGTCAGGATCCCTCCGTGGAACTTCCAGAGACAACTCAACGATGCCATAGCAGAGGAGCTGAACAAGAAACTGGCcaacaag GTGGTCTACAACGTTGGCCTGTGCATCTGCTTGTATGACATCACTAAACTGGAGGACTCCTATATATTCCCCGGGGACGGAGCCTCACACACCAAAG TTCATTTCAGGTATGTTGTTTTTCACCCATTTCTCGATGAGATCCTTCTTGGCAAGATCAAGTACTGCAGTCAAGAGGGAGTTCATG TGACCATGGGCTTCTTTGATGACATTCTCATTCCACCAGAGTCGCTTCAGCAGCCTGCAAAATT CGATGAAGCAGAGCAAGTTTGGCTTTGGGAATACGAGACGGACGAGGGGGCCCATGATCTCTACATGGACCAGGGAGAGGAGATCCGATTTCGGGTGACAGATGAAGTCTTTGTGGACACGTCGCCAACGGGGCCGACCGCTGCGGCGACAGACACGCCGGCTCAACCGGGACAGTCGACGGCGCCGCCACCAGAGGACAgcggagaaaagaaagaggcaCCATACACTCTGATT CTGCTGCCCCATGTGAAGGTGGAAAAGAGACGGACTGACTGA
- the csdc2b gene encoding cold shock domain-containing protein C2, which translates to MADPSLTSPSRIPLRSPNTSLTLSFPFLREGSGVWEEGKEQPLPRDLPSPLPTKRTRTYSATVRAHSGQVFKGVCKNFSRSQGHGFLRPSHGGEDIFVHISDIEGEYVPVEGDEVTYKVSRVPPKNLKVQAVEVKIIHLNPGTKHETWSGQIISS; encoded by the exons ATGGCAGACCCCAGCCTCACGTCGCCTTCTAGGATCCCGCTGCGCTCCCCCAACacctctctcaccctctccttCCCCTTCCTGAGGGAGGGCAGCGGGGTATGGGAGGAAGGGAAAGAGCAGCCGCTGCCTCGGGATTTGCCAAGCCCGCTGCCAACCAAACGCACCCGCACCTACTCAGC GACGGTACGGGCTCACTCAGGTCAGGTGTTTAAGGGTGTGTGTAAGAACTTCTCCAGGTCACAGGGCCACGGCTTCCTCCGACCCTCCCACGGTGGCGAAGACATCTTTGTTCACATCTCAGA CATCGAAGGGGAGTATGTCCCAGTGGAGGGGGACGAGGTCACGTACAAAGTGAGCCGGGTCCCGCCCAAGAACCTCAAGGTGCAGGCCGTGGAGGTGAAGATCATTCATCTCAATCCGGGGACGAAACACGAGACCTGGTCGGGCCAGATCATCAGCTCTTAG
- the polr3h gene encoding DNA-directed RNA polymerase III subunit RPC8 isoform X1 has protein sequence MFVLVEMVDTVRIPPWNFQRQLNDAIAEELNKKLANKVVYNVGLCICLYDITKLEDSYIFPGDGASHTKVHFRYVVFHPFLDEILLGKIKYCSQEGVHVTMGFFDDILIPPESLQQPAKFDEAEQVWLWEYETDEGAHDLYMDQGEEIRFRVTDEVFVDTSPTGPTAAATDTPAQPGQSTAPPPEDSGEKKEAPYTLIGTICDPGLGLLSWWNS, from the exons ATGTTCGTGTTGGTGGAGATGGTGGACACCGTCAGGATCCCTCCGTGGAACTTCCAGAGACAACTCAACGATGCCATAGCAGAGGAGCTGAACAAGAAACTGGCcaacaag GTGGTCTACAACGTTGGCCTGTGCATCTGCTTGTATGACATCACTAAACTGGAGGACTCCTATATATTCCCCGGGGACGGAGCCTCACACACCAAAG TTCATTTCAGGTATGTTGTTTTTCACCCATTTCTCGATGAGATCCTTCTTGGCAAGATCAAGTACTGCAGTCAAGAGGGAGTTCATG TGACCATGGGCTTCTTTGATGACATTCTCATTCCACCAGAGTCGCTTCAGCAGCCTGCAAAATT CGATGAAGCAGAGCAAGTTTGGCTTTGGGAATACGAGACGGACGAGGGGGCCCATGATCTCTACATGGACCAGGGAGAGGAGATCCGATTTCGGGTGACAGATGAAGTCTTTGTGGACACGTCGCCAACGGGGCCGACCGCTGCGGCGACAGACACGCCGGCTCAACCGGGACAGTCGACGGCGCCGCCACCAGAGGACAgcggagaaaagaaagaggcaCCATACACTCTGATT GGGACCATCTGTGACCCGGGGCTGGGGCTGCTGTCATGGTGGAACAGTTAG